A single Leptospira barantonii DNA region contains:
- a CDS encoding SiaB family protein kinase: MKSGGLHRQYDHSKKLKSVLYYQGAVTHEILGSLTEILKDRISNEKRKNKILNVFVEMAQNVSHYSLEKDGEYGIGLILVKEKSHILKLSTANFLSAETASALQTKLDHFLSLTGEEVKELYQEKIKGERPEDSKGAGLGFLEILKKSDFPFRSSFEETPSGDFFFTLTVFFRLG; the protein is encoded by the coding sequence ATGAAATCCGGCGGACTTCATAGACAATACGATCATTCAAAAAAATTGAAATCAGTTCTCTATTACCAAGGCGCCGTGACTCATGAAATTCTCGGGAGTCTGACAGAAATTCTGAAAGATAGAATCTCGAACGAAAAAAGAAAGAATAAGATCCTGAACGTTTTTGTCGAGATGGCTCAGAACGTGAGTCACTATTCTCTTGAAAAGGACGGAGAATACGGAATCGGTTTGATCTTAGTCAAAGAAAAGAGTCATATCCTGAAACTTTCCACCGCTAATTTTTTGAGCGCGGAAACCGCTTCCGCCCTACAAACAAAACTCGATCACTTTTTATCGCTGACCGGAGAAGAAGTAAAGGAACTCTATCAGGAAAAGATCAAGGGAGAAAGACCGGAGGACAGCAAAGGAGCCGGGTTGGGATTTTTGGAAATATTAAAAAAATCTGATTTTCCGTTTCGTTCCTCTTTCGAGGAAACTCCAAGCGGAGATTTCTTTTTTACGCTTACCGTTTTCTTTCGTTTGGGGTAA
- a CDS encoding beta-ketoacyl-[acyl-carrier-protein] synthase family protein, protein MDKSKASKNSRVAITGIGVILPNTYSVDTFWKNLSEGNSQIDTITRFSTDDMPVKVAAEMNDFDWKKFLPDLNEKHAKNYNRETFAIMAAMEEARRDAKLEKDSIDPSKVGFIDSSSRASLAWWEHAWKLYHEEKNSSVFDRYSVLTSMASNPTNLTAIYANIQGFVTTITAACVGGHHAISLCYQAIRKGRAEVMYAGGHEFPLIKPLMMMYSDPASSVMSAEKNNPKSAVKPYDRNRDGFILGEGAAVLCMERMDHALARGAKIYAEVLGTFSYNEADHAMRMDLTGKKAASGLNRLLKISGLRLGDIDYFCGHGTATINNDMAESRALKVLYNGLAKNKWAPLGSIKPIFGHTFGAAGIINVAATALMLEKQVLCPTINLKDVDPECDHDHVTEGARKVRMRNAISMAFAIGSQSSFVSLTAPDIL, encoded by the coding sequence ATGGACAAATCAAAAGCAAGTAAGAACTCGAGAGTAGCGATCACCGGAATCGGAGTGATTCTCCCCAATACATATTCGGTGGATACGTTTTGGAAAAATCTTTCCGAAGGAAATTCTCAAATAGACACGATCACCCGTTTTTCGACCGACGATATGCCCGTAAAGGTCGCGGCCGAAATGAACGACTTCGACTGGAAAAAATTCTTACCCGATCTAAACGAAAAACACGCAAAAAATTATAACCGAGAAACCTTCGCGATTATGGCCGCGATGGAAGAAGCAAGAAGAGACGCAAAACTTGAAAAGGATTCCATCGATCCTTCGAAGGTCGGATTCATCGACTCGTCTTCCAGAGCTTCTCTCGCTTGGTGGGAACACGCATGGAAACTTTATCATGAAGAAAAGAATTCGAGCGTATTCGATCGTTATTCGGTTCTCACTTCGATGGCATCCAATCCTACCAATCTTACCGCGATCTATGCGAACATTCAAGGTTTCGTAACTACGATCACGGCGGCCTGCGTCGGTGGGCATCACGCAATCAGTCTTTGTTATCAAGCGATTCGAAAGGGAAGAGCGGAAGTGATGTACGCGGGCGGTCACGAATTTCCTTTGATCAAACCGTTGATGATGATGTATTCCGATCCGGCGAGTTCCGTCATGTCCGCGGAAAAAAATAATCCGAAGTCGGCGGTCAAACCGTACGATCGAAACCGGGACGGATTTATTTTGGGAGAAGGTGCCGCCGTTCTTTGTATGGAAAGAATGGATCACGCACTTGCAAGAGGAGCCAAGATCTACGCCGAAGTTTTGGGAACATTCAGTTACAACGAAGCGGATCACGCGATGAGAATGGATCTTACCGGTAAAAAAGCGGCTTCCGGTTTAAACCGACTTCTAAAAATCAGCGGACTCAGACTCGGAGATATAGATTATTTCTGCGGACACGGAACGGCGACGATCAACAACGATATGGCGGAAAGCCGAGCCCTCAAAGTGTTATACAACGGACTCGCGAAAAATAAATGGGCTCCACTCGGATCGATCAAACCGATCTTCGGTCATACGTTCGGAGCGGCTGGAATCATAAACGTCGCGGCGACCGCGCTGATGCTCGAAAAACAGGTTCTCTGTCCGACGATCAATCTCAAGGACGTGGACCCGGAATGCGATCACGATCATGTCACCGAAGGCGCAAGAAAGGTTCGGATGAGAAACGCGATTTCGATGGCGTTTGCGATCGGAAGTCAATCTTCCTTCGTCAGCCTTACCGCTCCGGATATACTTTAA
- a CDS encoding adenylate/guanylate cyclase domain-containing protein, with product MWNETLFEQKKKALEGFGVLSKKSIARFTENLKSQDEWQLHRINPIRFAKDNGFETGEALDLFLHAGKIGLLDFSYNMICPACGGVASSHTSLDQIEEKSFHCYICNMDVPTTLDDQVEVSFSVNPSLKKPNLNPLKDALTYLKYHISGNFHKSKELLDFIHSNSKDLIVIEPGATEKILLDATDVPAYQFSSVENNSAVFLYFDAKETTEERIIDLSLLPTGFTPIELHLAPGKYEVKVSNRTIAKSGFLIIKPNLKRILEIVHEHPTYIEPFLTAKMLLNNQTFRELFRVQQLSNKLNLNVKSLTILFTDLRGSTEMYDKAGDILAYRLVQEHFRLLAETVKKFNGAIVKTMGDAIMATFSSPLDGLFASLEMMSRIDRMNEEFKEHGHEIGLKVGLNEGPALAVINDERLDYFGQSVNIAARVQALASAGEIWVTEPILSSAGIREELSLRGYYTERHEASLKGVGQKATVHKLFKNEEQRTLAEVV from the coding sequence ATGTGGAACGAAACCCTTTTCGAACAAAAGAAAAAAGCTCTCGAAGGATTCGGCGTCTTATCAAAAAAATCGATCGCACGTTTTACTGAAAATTTAAAAAGCCAAGACGAATGGCAACTCCATCGGATCAATCCGATTCGCTTCGCAAAGGACAACGGATTTGAAACGGGGGAAGCTTTGGATCTTTTTCTTCACGCTGGGAAAATCGGCCTTTTGGATTTTTCATACAATATGATTTGTCCCGCATGCGGAGGAGTTGCGTCTTCCCATACTTCCTTGGATCAGATCGAAGAAAAAAGTTTTCACTGTTATATCTGCAACATGGACGTTCCGACCACCTTGGACGATCAAGTGGAAGTGAGTTTTTCCGTGAACCCTTCTCTTAAAAAACCGAATTTGAATCCTCTCAAGGACGCGCTCACGTATTTGAAATATCATATTTCCGGCAACTTTCATAAATCCAAAGAACTGCTCGATTTTATACATTCTAACTCGAAGGATTTGATCGTGATCGAACCGGGCGCGACCGAAAAAATTCTTCTGGATGCGACGGACGTTCCCGCGTATCAGTTCAGTTCGGTGGAGAATAATTCCGCGGTCTTTTTGTATTTCGACGCGAAGGAAACTACGGAAGAAAGAATCATAGATTTAAGTTTGCTTCCCACCGGTTTTACTCCGATCGAATTGCATCTCGCTCCGGGAAAATACGAGGTCAAGGTTTCCAATCGGACGATCGCGAAGTCTGGATTTCTGATCATAAAACCCAATCTAAAAAGAATATTAGAAATCGTTCATGAACATCCGACTTATATCGAACCGTTTCTTACCGCGAAGATGCTTTTGAACAATCAGACATTCCGCGAATTGTTCCGGGTTCAACAGTTGAGTAACAAACTGAATCTCAACGTGAAAAGTCTTACGATTCTTTTTACGGATCTAAGAGGTTCGACGGAGATGTATGATAAGGCGGGCGATATTCTCGCGTATCGATTGGTTCAGGAACATTTCAGACTTCTTGCGGAGACTGTGAAAAAATTCAACGGAGCGATCGTAAAGACGATGGGCGACGCGATTATGGCGACGTTTTCCAGTCCTTTGGACGGGTTGTTTGCGTCTCTTGAGATGATGTCGCGCATCGATCGTATGAACGAAGAATTCAAAGAACACGGACACGAGATCGGTTTAAAAGTAGGCTTGAACGAAGGCCCCGCGCTTGCGGTAATCAACGACGAACGTTTGGATTACTTCGGACAAAGTGTGAACATCGCGGCAAGAGTACAAGCGCTCGCTTCCGCCGGAGAAATCTGGGTAACGGAACCGATTCTTTCCAGCGCGGGAATCAGGGAAGAATTGAGTCTGCGAGGATACTATACCGAAAGACACGAAGCCTCTCTCAAAGGCGTGGGCCAAAAAGCGACCGTTCATAAATTATTCAAGAACGAAGAACAGAGAACTCTCGCGGAAGTCGTTTAA
- a CDS encoding LA_2478/LA_2722/LA_4182 family protein: protein MNHTIKSLFVSIAVLLFAMNCGKSGGNLAAEMQALAAKSKEIACSKTVECAGEQFSKMPESQRKFIPPMLQSKEACMESMEKSAAEQRAKSGKSEADEFKDTTPEKIQAAKDCLAIIEKTSCSEMMSPNNPIQKSEACQFLSRK from the coding sequence ATGAATCACACAATCAAGAGTTTGTTCGTTTCTATCGCGGTTCTTCTGTTTGCGATGAATTGCGGAAAATCAGGCGGGAATCTCGCCGCTGAAATGCAGGCTTTAGCCGCTAAGTCCAAGGAAATCGCCTGTTCCAAAACCGTAGAATGCGCCGGGGAACAATTTAGTAAAATGCCTGAATCGCAGAGAAAATTCATTCCTCCGATGCTTCAATCCAAAGAGGCTTGTATGGAATCCATGGAGAAAAGCGCCGCTGAACAACGCGCGAAATCCGGAAAATCCGAAGCCGATGAATTCAAGGATACAACTCCCGAAAAAATTCAAGCCGCTAAGGATTGTCTTGCGATCATCGAAAAGACTTCCTGTTCCGAAATGATGTCCCCGAACAACCCGATTCAGAAATCGGAAGCCTGCCAATTTTTATCCAGAAAGTAA